The window TCGCCAACAGCCATAAGGCGAATACCCTGCTTCTGGAGTTGCGACAATTCTTTCTTCAAGAAGCTCCCAAGCAAACCCATCAAAGCCTCAACTTCATCCTGAGGTCTTCCCCAGTTCTCGGAACTGAACGCATAAAGCGTCAGATAACGAACCCCGAGTTTCAGACATTCATCAACAACAGACTGAACCGTTTCCACACCTTTACGATGGCCGAGAATCCTCGGTAGATGGCGTTGTTCGGCCCACCGACCGTTACCGTCCATGATGATTGCGAGATGTCTTGGAATCTGCATAACAATTGAGTCCTGACAAGAAATGAGTAAACCTTCGTTAATCTAGCATAGAGAAGGCAAAGCGAGCAACAGAACGATGTCCTGATCTACAGCCCGACCAAACTAACGAACAGCAAGAGGACTATTGCTTCCGGAGCAACCAAATTCAATAAAAAGGGCGCCCAAAAGGCGCCCAATGGCTTCAATCGATGATCGTGTCGTTCAGTCACATCTCTCATAACCGATAAGGCCTTCCGAAACTTTCGTAAAGCCCTCTTTTAAAGCTTTTGAAAAAATCAGATCTCCATAAGATCTTTTTCTTTATCAGCAAGGACCTGATCAATACGACCAACGAAGTCATCGGTCACATCCTGAACCTCTTTTTCGCCACGTTTCAATTCATCCTCAGTAATGTCCTTGTCCTTCTCCATCTGCTTTAGGCTATCATTCGCTTCACGGCGACAATTGCGCACAGCAACCCTGGCATCTTCACCCATACGCTTAACCTGCTTGACCATCTCCTTACGACGTTCCTCTGTCAGAGGGGGGAAAGCCAGACGAATAAGTTGACCATCGGAGGAAGGGTTCAAGCCAAGATCTGATTTGAGGATGGCTTTTTCAATTTCACCAACCAAATTCTTTTCCCACGGTTGGATCGTGATCAAGCGTGATTCAGGGACTGCCAAGGCAGCGACCTGATTCAGAGGGGTCGGTGTGCCGTAATAATCAATCCGGATATCATCCAGCAGGGAAAGGGAGGCTCGCCCGGTGCGAACTTTACTCAACTCACGCTTGAACGCCTCCAGAGCTTTAACCATTCCGGCATTGGCCTGGGATTTCACATCGGCAATCATGGCATTATTCTCCTTTGACAACAGTTCCGATCTGCTCGCCGCAAACAACTCTTTGAATATTGCCACTGGTCGTCAGATCAAAAACAAGAATCGGCAGGTCATTATCCATGCAGAGGGACGTCGCCGTAGAATCCATGACCTCCAATCCCTGCTTGAGCACATCCAGATAAGACAGTTGATCATATTTGACAGCATTTTTATCTTTGGCAGGATCAGCGTTATAGACGCCGTCTACCTTGGTCGCTTTAAGAATAATCTCTGCCCCAATTTCAATAGCACGCAAGCTGGCGGCGGTATCGGTGGTAAAAAATGGATTGCCCGTACCGGCTCCAAAAATAACCACACGCCCTTTTTCGAGATGTCTAACAGCTCTGCGACGGATGTAAGGCTCAGCAATAGCCTGCATCTCTATGGCGGACTGGACCCGGGTAATAACGCCTGCCTTTTCCAGGGCATCCTGTAAGGCAAGGCTATTCATGACCGTTGCCAGCATACCCATGTAATCGGCACTGGCTCGGTCCATACCTGCTGAAGAGGCGGCAAGACCACGGAAGATATTGCCGCCACCGATAACAATAGCAAGTTGAACACCCAGGTCGACAACTTCGCGGATTTCTCTGGCGATACCCAGGATAATGTCCGGATCGATACCATAGCCCTGCTGACCTGCCAGAGCTTCACCACTGAGCTTGAGCATAATACGCTTGTAACTGGGTTTCCGTGACATGGTCTCTCCGTGGTTATTGGGTCATCCCTGAATCCATGATTGCCGACAAGTGAAGATTAAGTTTACTTGGTCATTGATGCAACTTCAGCTGCGAAGTCGTCTTCTTTTTTCTCAATGCCTTCGCCAAGTTGGAAACGCGAATAAGCAGTAAGAGTGACCTGGCTGCCCAAATCCTTAGCCAAAGCCTCTACAACTTTACCAACCTTCTTGTCAGTATCAATGACATAAACCTGCTCAAGCAGGCAAATTTCGCCAAAAAACTTATTGATCTGACCTTCAATGATCTTCTCAACAATATTTTCAGGTTTGCCACTCTCGATCGCTTTGACACGCATAATATCTTTTTCACGCTCAACAACGTCAGCCGGGACATCTGCGCGACAAAGGTATTGAGGATTAGCCGCCGCAACATGCATGGCCAGCATACGCGCAGTTTCTGCAACTTGAGGGTCATCACCTTTTTCAGCATCAAGTTGTACCAGAACACCGATCTTGCCGCCACCGTGAACGTAGGACGCCGTAACACCCGAAGCACTCTCGAGACGTGCGAAACGACGGATGTTCATATTCTCCCCGATGGTTGCAATCTGGTGAGTCAATTCTTCACCAACACTTCGCTCACTGCCAGGAAAGGCAAGACCTTTAAGGGTGTCTACATCAGCAGGGTTTTCGCTCAAGGTGACCTCGGCAACGCCATTGGCAAAAGCCTGGAAGGCATCATTCTTGGCGACAAAGTCCGTCTCAGAGTTAACCTCAACCAGAGCTCCACGCTTGCCATCGCCAGTCGCTGCGATCATGCCTTCAGCTGCCACACGACCGGACTTCTTTGCTGCGGCGGAAAGGCCTTTCTTGCGCAGCAAGTCAATGGCTTGCTCCATATCACCTTCTGCTTCCGTCAGGGCCTTCTTGCAATCCATCATTCCGGCGCCGGTTTTGGCACGCAGGTCACCAACCATCTTTGCTGTAATTGTTGCCACGGTAAAACCTCCTCTGAACTACTATGCTTATTGAGTTATGTAGTTATTTGATAAAAAGGCGGCTGCAATGCAGGCCGCCTTTTTATAGTTAAAGATATCGGACAATTAAACTTCGGTTGGTTTCTCCGCCTCTGCAGGGGCTTCAACAGCCGCCTCTGCAGGGGCTTCAACAGCCGCCTCTGCAGG of the Deltaproteobacteria bacterium IMCC39524 genome contains:
- the tsf gene encoding translation elongation factor Ts; amino-acid sequence: MATITAKMVGDLRAKTGAGMMDCKKALTEAEGDMEQAIDLLRKKGLSAAAKKSGRVAAEGMIAATGDGKRGALVEVNSETDFVAKNDAFQAFANGVAEVTLSENPADVDTLKGLAFPGSERSVGEELTHQIATIGENMNIRRFARLESASGVTASYVHGGGKIGVLVQLDAEKGDDPQVAETARMLAMHVAAANPQYLCRADVPADVVEREKDIMRVKAIESGKPENIVEKIIEGQINKFFGEICLLEQVYVIDTDKKVGKVVEALAKDLGSQVTLTAYSRFQLGEGIEKKEDDFAAEVASMTK
- the pyrH gene encoding UMP kinase; this encodes MSRKPSYKRIMLKLSGEALAGQQGYGIDPDIILGIAREIREVVDLGVQLAIVIGGGNIFRGLAASSAGMDRASADYMGMLATVMNSLALQDALEKAGVITRVQSAIEMQAIAEPYIRRRAVRHLEKGRVVIFGAGTGNPFFTTDTAASLRAIEIGAEIILKATKVDGVYNADPAKDKNAVKYDQLSYLDVLKQGLEVMDSTATSLCMDNDLPILVFDLTTSGNIQRVVCGEQIGTVVKGE
- the frr gene encoding ribosome recycling factor, which encodes MIADVKSQANAGMVKALEAFKRELSKVRTGRASLSLLDDIRIDYYGTPTPLNQVAALAVPESRLITIQPWEKNLVGEIEKAILKSDLGLNPSSDGQLIRLAFPPLTEERRKEMVKQVKRMGEDARVAVRNCRREANDSLKQMEKDKDITEDELKRGEKEVQDVTDDFVGRIDQVLADKEKDLMEI